A portion of the Candidatus Binatia bacterium genome contains these proteins:
- a CDS encoding ABC transporter transmembrane domain-containing protein, with protein sequence MEIYRRLLKYLRPYIWPYFIVAIICMASYSATTGSAPLLLRHVVDDIFTRKDQTALAYMPWIIVAVFTVRCLVHFAHSYLMDFIGLRILNDVRGALNSHMQYLSLSYFQRHPTGTLISRITNDVGLVRSALTDSVASVMRDSMSLIGLVAVAFYMDWVLASIAFVVFPASVLPITRMSKRIKRITKRNQVSRGRLVNLLQESIQGNRIVKAFGMEQYEIDRFNAENNTILKQALKAVRTSGFVSPVMEMLAALAIAAVLWYGGYSVTSGGRTQGEFMAFLMAMFLLYQPFKALAKTYAVIQQGLAGAERIFEVLDSVPEIRNRPNARPAPAFSEAVEFRNVSFGYGRKLVLKDINLKIRRGEMVALVGVSGVGKSTLADLVPRFYDVASGKITIDGMDIRDVTLESLRSQIGIVTQHTFLFNDSIKNNIAYGDPAQDLDHIVAAARAANAEEFILGTAQNYNTVIGELGMKLSGGQRQRLAIARALLKDAPILILDEATSSLDSDSERLVQEALENLMVQRTTLVIAHRLSTIRRATRIVVLVDGMIAEEGTHDELLARKSEYSRLYTLQLLEEEKTPGDKVLH encoded by the coding sequence GTGGAAATATATCGGCGCTTACTCAAGTACCTCAGGCCTTATATTTGGCCCTATTTCATCGTTGCCATCATTTGCATGGCGTCCTACAGCGCGACGACCGGATCGGCCCCGCTTCTCCTCCGCCACGTCGTCGACGATATCTTCACGCGCAAGGACCAGACGGCCCTGGCTTATATGCCGTGGATCATCGTCGCCGTCTTTACCGTTCGCTGCCTCGTCCACTTCGCCCACAGCTACCTCATGGATTTTATCGGTCTGCGTATTCTCAATGACGTTCGCGGCGCTTTGAACAGCCATATGCAGTATCTCTCCCTGTCCTATTTTCAGCGCCATCCGACGGGCACCCTCATTTCCCGCATCACCAACGACGTGGGACTCGTGCGCTCCGCGCTGACGGATTCCGTGGCCTCCGTGATGCGCGACTCCATGTCTCTGATCGGTCTGGTGGCGGTTGCGTTCTACATGGATTGGGTCCTGGCGAGCATAGCGTTCGTGGTCTTTCCCGCCTCGGTGTTGCCGATCACCCGCATGAGCAAAAGGATCAAGCGCATCACCAAGCGCAACCAGGTGTCCCGGGGGCGTTTAGTCAATCTGTTGCAGGAAAGCATCCAGGGAAACCGCATCGTCAAGGCCTTCGGCATGGAGCAATACGAGATCGACCGCTTCAACGCCGAAAATAATACGATTTTGAAACAGGCGCTCAAGGCGGTGCGCACGTCGGGATTTGTCAGCCCGGTCATGGAGATGTTGGCCGCCCTGGCGATCGCCGCCGTGCTTTGGTACGGCGGCTATAGCGTCACTTCAGGCGGCCGCACCCAGGGCGAATTCATGGCCTTTTTGATGGCGATGTTTCTCTTGTACCAGCCCTTCAAGGCGCTGGCCAAGACCTATGCGGTCATTCAACAGGGTCTCGCGGGGGCCGAGCGGATCTTCGAAGTCTTGGATAGCGTGCCGGAAATCAGGAACCGTCCCAACGCCCGGCCAGCGCCCGCCTTCTCGGAGGCGGTCGAATTTCGCAACGTCAGCTTCGGGTACGGGCGCAAGCTGGTCCTGAAGGATATCAATCTAAAAATCCGCCGCGGCGAAATGGTCGCGCTGGTCGGAGTGAGCGGCGTCGGCAAGAGCACGCTGGCGGACCTGGTGCCGCGGTTTTACGATGTAGCGTCCGGCAAGATCACGATCGACGGCATGGATATTCGAGATGTCACGCTCGAATCGCTCCGCTCCCAGATCGGCATCGTTACGCAGCATACGTTTCTCTTCAACGATTCGATTAAAAACAACATCGCCTACGGCGATCCCGCGCAGGACTTGGACCATATCGTCGCCGCCGCCCGGGCCGCAAACGCCGAGGAATTCATCCTCGGGACGGCGCAGAATTACAATACGGTGATCGGAGAGCTCGGCATGAAGCTTTCGGGCGGGCAGCGCCAGAGGTTGGCGATCGCCCGCGCGCTGCTGAAGGACGCGCCGATTCTGATCCTGGACGAGGCGACCTCGTCTCTGGACAGCGATTCGGAAAGGCTGGTTCAGGAGGCGTTGGAAAACCTGATGGTCCAGCGGACCACGCTCGTCATCGCGCACCGGCTCTCGACCATTCGCCGAGCGACGCGCATCGTCGTCCTGGTCGACGGCATGATCGCCGAGGAGGGAACCCACGACGAGCTGCTGGCGCGGAAGTCCGAGTACAGCCGGCTCTACACTTTGCAACTCCTGGAAGAGGAGAAAACGCCGGGAGACAAAGTCCTGCACTGA
- a CDS encoding 3-deoxy-D-manno-octulosonic acid transferase — MQYFFYNIEWTVGLILGLPLTPLFLVLGERYRRGLLQRFGFYPLKLRESMRGARPIWIHAASVGEVLAARRLADALKAKFPERKIVLSTFTFAGQEVARKSVAAADACIYLPLDHLWIVGRALSVFDPRMLIVLETEIWPNLLRLSYRKGIPTLLLSGRLSRGSFRTYFFFRRFFSQAVGHLTGLGMQSAEDAERMIRLGADAERVVITGNLKDAASENRKNAPGALLPDLLRTGGNDRRVFVAGSTHRGEEEILLAAYRGLKPVFPDLVMVLAPRHPQRFPEVEKLLVGAGLSYIKRSEMNGRTDQPPDVIFLDTLGELETFYSAADIAFVGGSLVEAGGHNVMEPARFGKPVLFGPHMANFSRIAEDLKLAGGGIEICGKDDLARELSRLLSDRASAKRAGERAYDVVKKDRRVVERSMELIGRYL, encoded by the coding sequence ATGCAATACTTCTTCTACAATATCGAGTGGACGGTCGGTCTCATTCTCGGCTTGCCGCTGACGCCGCTGTTCCTGGTGCTGGGCGAGAGATACCGGCGGGGATTGCTCCAGCGGTTCGGCTTCTATCCGCTGAAGCTGCGCGAGTCGATGCGGGGCGCTCGGCCGATCTGGATTCATGCCGCTTCGGTGGGCGAGGTTCTCGCGGCGAGGCGTCTCGCGGACGCGTTGAAGGCGAAATTTCCCGAACGGAAGATCGTGCTCTCGACGTTTACGTTCGCGGGACAAGAGGTGGCGCGAAAGAGCGTCGCCGCCGCGGACGCCTGCATCTATTTGCCGCTGGATCATCTCTGGATCGTCGGGCGCGCGCTCTCGGTTTTCGATCCCCGCATGTTGATCGTTTTGGAAACCGAAATCTGGCCCAATCTCCTGCGCCTGTCTTACCGCAAGGGAATTCCCACTCTCCTCTTGAGCGGGCGCCTCTCGCGCGGCTCGTTCCGCACTTATTTCTTTTTCCGCCGTTTTTTCTCGCAGGCGGTCGGACATCTCACCGGGCTGGGCATGCAGAGCGCGGAAGACGCCGAGCGCATGATCCGTCTCGGAGCGGACGCAGAGCGGGTTGTGATCACGGGGAATCTGAAGGATGCTGCGTCGGAAAATAGAAAGAACGCGCCGGGCGCCCTGCTGCCGGATCTGTTGCGAACCGGCGGCAACGACCGCCGCGTTTTTGTCGCCGGCAGCACGCATCGGGGCGAGGAGGAAATTCTTCTGGCGGCTTACCGGGGACTCAAGCCGGTTTTTCCGGATCTCGTCATGGTCTTGGCGCCGCGCCATCCGCAGCGGTTTCCGGAAGTGGAAAAGCTTCTCGTAGGAGCCGGACTCTCCTACATCAAGAGAAGCGAGATGAACGGCCGGACCGATCAGCCCCCCGATGTCATCTTTCTCGATACGCTGGGCGAGCTCGAGACTTTTTATTCCGCCGCCGACATCGCTTTCGTGGGCGGCAGTCTGGTTGAAGCCGGCGGGCACAACGTGATGGAGCCCGCCCGTTTCGGCAAGCCGGTTCTTTTCGGGCCGCACATGGCCAATTTCAGCCGAATCGCGGAGGATCTAAAGCTCGCCGGAGGCGGCATCGAGATTTGTGGGAAGGACGACCTTGCCCGCGAGCTCTCGCGGTTGCTGAGCGACCGGGCGAGCGCGAAAAGGGCCGGAGAGCGCGCCTACGACGTGGTCAAGAAGGACCGGCGGGTCGTGGAAAGGAGCATGGAACTGATCGGCCGCTACTTGTGA
- the lpxK gene encoding tetraacyldisaccharide 4'-kinase, with product MDAAWDRRVWERKGLSYRAVWLSLAPLSFFYGLGIRIRNLFYFLGWRGVRSLPRTVVSVGNLTVGGTGKTPTTIWLAGELKKLGYRVAILSRGYKRTGKESLVLQPAADSSLAADDADVPAAGDEPAMMARLFGYRVGVGRDRFELGTRILRDGDADVFILDDGFQHRGLKRDIDLLLLGADWNGWLLPAGPFREPRPGLRRANFYLVTGAREKWERPLSRRPRDAVFFGSLQPRALLTSEQGRWKEYPLTMLDRSKILAVSAVADPTPFYRMIHDWQGEIVDTVEFPDHHRYSIRDWQRINRAAHNADIVLTTEKDIIKLARFPFAKERLMALRVEMAVENGTALVAAVERVIREKKNAD from the coding sequence ATGGACGCCGCTTGGGATCGAAGAGTTTGGGAGAGAAAAGGGTTATCTTATCGCGCCGTGTGGCTGTCGCTCGCGCCGCTGTCTTTTTTCTACGGTCTCGGGATCCGCATTCGTAATCTGTTTTACTTCCTCGGTTGGCGCGGCGTCCGCAGCCTTCCTCGGACCGTCGTCAGCGTGGGAAACCTGACCGTCGGCGGCACCGGCAAAACGCCGACGACGATCTGGCTCGCTGGCGAGCTCAAAAAGCTCGGCTACCGCGTGGCGATACTCAGCCGGGGCTATAAGAGAACCGGAAAAGAATCGCTCGTGTTGCAGCCCGCTGCCGATTCTTCTCTCGCCGCCGATGACGCCGATGTGCCGGCGGCGGGCGACGAGCCGGCCATGATGGCCCGTCTTTTCGGTTATCGGGTCGGTGTGGGGCGGGACCGATTCGAGCTTGGAACGAGGATATTGCGCGACGGCGACGCCGACGTCTTTATTCTGGACGACGGTTTTCAGCATCGCGGGTTGAAGCGGGACATCGACCTCCTCCTTCTCGGCGCGGACTGGAACGGATGGCTTCTGCCGGCCGGACCTTTCCGCGAGCCGCGGCCGGGTCTCCGCAGGGCGAATTTTTATCTGGTGACCGGCGCGCGCGAGAAATGGGAAAGGCCGCTCTCGCGCCGGCCGCGCGACGCGGTATTTTTCGGCTCGCTGCAGCCGCGCGCGCTTTTGACGTCGGAGCAGGGTCGCTGGAAAGAGTACCCGCTGACCATGCTGGATCGAAGTAAAATACTTGCGGTTTCGGCCGTCGCCGATCCCACGCCGTTTTACCGCATGATCCACGATTGGCAAGGCGAGATCGTGGACACGGTGGAGTTCCCCGATCATCATCGTTATTCGATCCGGGACTGGCAGAGAATCAACCGCGCCGCGCACAACGCGGATATCGTTCTCACCACGGAGAAGGATATCATCAAGCTCGCGCGCTTCCCGTTCGCCAAGGAGCGGCTGATGGCGCTCAGGGTCGAGATGGCGGTGGAAAACGGCACCGCCCTCGTCGCCGCCGTGGAGCGGGTCATCCGGGAAAAGAAAAATGCAGATTAG